The DNA segment CCACGAGCTTGCGTTCCACGTCCTTCAGCGCGCAGAGGTCCATCACATCGCCCACGCGTTCCTTCATGCGGCGGCCGCGCACCCCCTTCAGCGAGGCGCGGTATTTGAGATATTCGACCACGCGCATGTCGTTGTAGAGCGGCACGCTCTCGGGCATGTAGCCGATGCGCTCCCGGGCACGGAGCGAATCCTTGAACACGTCGTAGCCCGCGATCTCGGCCCGACCACTCGTCGGCGGCAGGTAGCACGAGAGCATCTTCATCGTCGTGCTCTTGCCGGCGCCATTCGGCCCGAGAAAGCCAACGATCTCACCCTTGCCGACCTCGAAACTGATGCCATTGACGGCGGTGAAGCCGGCGTAGCGCTTCGTGAGGTTCTCGACTTTGATCATGGGGCGGGTTGAAGAGCTAAACGCGGATCCGGCAAAATTTCCAGATTAACAGACCGGGCAGAAACGTAGACGCTCGTCGGGGTTAGACAAGTTTCGGCTCACGCCGCGTCCTTCTTCCGGATGTCCACCCTCGCCCGCCTCTACGACGACCACGCGTCCGCGCTCTACGCCTTCGCGCTCGAGCTCACGCGCCGCGAGGCGGAGGCGGCCGATATCCTCCAGGAAATTTTCTGCCAGCTTGCCACCCGCCCCAGGCTGCTCCACGGAGTTCGCAACGAGCGCGCCTTCCTGCTTCGCATGATCTACACGCGCGCGGTCGATGCGGCTCGCCGCCGCGCCGTCCGCCAGCGCCACGCGGAAGCCGAGGCCGCCGCGCCACCACTCTTCTCGGACCCCAACCCCGCCGACGACTGCGACGAAGCCGCCTTCCGCGACTCCCTCGTCCGCGCCCTCGGCGACCTTCCGCCCGAGCAACGAGCGGTCGTCCATCTCAAGCTCTGGCAGGGCCTCACCTTCGAGGAAATCGCCGACTCCCTTCGCATTTCCCCAAACACCGCAGCCAGTCGCTACCGCTACGGCATGGACAAATTACGCACGCTGCTGCGTCCGCTTTACGAGGAGATCCAATGACGCCTTTCGAACGACGCCTCGCCGCCACCCCACGCCGCGACGCTCCCTCCGAGCTCCGCGCCCGCATCCTCGCCATCGCCCGCGAGGCCGAGCGTCCCGCTTGGCGCATCGTCCTCGCCCGGCTGCTCTGGCCGCACCCGATCGCCTGGGGCGCGCTCGCGGCGGCGTGGATCGCCATCGCCGCGCTGAACGTCGCCGGCCCCCGCGGCCCCGAGCTCTACACCGTCAGCCCGCCGGAATACCGCGACCGCCTGCCCGCGGCGCGGGAGTATTTCGTGCAATGGGAGATCGAGCGACGCCTCCTTGCCCGCCTCGAGGCCGAGTGCACCCGCGACCTTCGCCCGGTGCGCCCGCTCCATCCGGCGCTCATCCTCCCACGCCCCGAAGATTTATGACCCCTTCCCGCCCCCCGCTCTGGAAACGCTTTCTCCGCTTTGCGGTTTTTTCCGGCATCGTCGTCGTGACCCTCGTCGCGCTGGGCCTCTCGTGGTTCTCTTTCACCACCCGCCGCGAGTGGGCAAAAACGAAGGCCGAACTGCTCACCCGGGGCGAGAAGCTCTCCATGGTCGAATTTGCCCCACCACCGATTCCGGACGATCAGAATTTCTTTGCGGACTCCATCTGGCGTCCTGCCGAGCCCCCCCCGGGCCAGCCCGCCATCAAGGAGACGCCATTCCAGCTCCTTGATTCTCTCGTGACGGCGGACGAGCTGGCTGCTATCCGCGTCGTTTTTCCAAACTTTCAGCCCTCGGGCTCTTCCGCCCGCGCATATGCCGCCTATCAACTTGGCCTGAGACTTTCGGAGCTTTCTCCCAAAATGCGACCAGCAGGCGTGACTCTTCTCGGCCGCCTGCTCGCCCCTCTGGCCCCGGTCCCATCCAAAATCGAGTCGTTGCTTGCCCGAGGGGATGCACGGTTTCCTTTCGACTACGCAACGCTCCCTTGGAAAATGAATCCCTATCCGGGCTTCCATGAGATCGGTTATACGCTGACCGCCTTTGCCTACGCCGCGCTTTTTCGCGGCGACTCCGCGACGGCCACCCTGCTCACCTTGGATCTCCTGCGAATGAGCGACACCTTGGCAAGAGAGCCCCTTCTTTACGCCCAAATGCTCCGCATCAGCGTGGTTGCCCAGGCTAGAACCCTCGTTCAAACCGGCCTAGAAGAGCACCGATGGAGCGACGCCGAACTCGCATCTCTCCAAAACACCCTCGCGCAAATCGACCTTCTGCCAGGCTTAGCCCTCGCCTACCGCACGGAACGCGGCCGATCCAACCAAGCCTTCGAAGCCGTCCTTCTTCGTCCGTCGAAAGACCGTGCGGATCTCGTCGAGCAACTCCCCTCCGGACTACGGCAGGCTTTTCCGATCTATCTTCACCTGTTCGGCTTCGACGACCGCGTTGCTCTGAACCGGGGCGTCCAGAAAATCGTCGACGCCCTCGAGGCCGCACCTCTCAACGGGCTCGATCCTCGCCGCTATCGCTACGTCCCCGCGCCTCTAAGTCAAGTGACGCGGGTCTTCGCCAACAACTTCTTCTACTTGCTGGGAGGCCAGGTGGATGTTTTCGCGGTCCACATGACGGACATTCGGCAGACCATCGTCGCCTGCGCGCTGGAACGATACCGCCTCCGGTATGGATCCTATCCCGGCAACCTCGCCGAACTTGTGCCGACCTATCTCCCGACGATTCCCCGCGATGTCCTCGTCCATGAGCCCTTTCACTACCGCCGACTTTCGCCCGAGACCTTTCGTCTGTGGGCAGCAGGCGATTCGCCGGAGGCAGATCTTATCTGGCCAAATTAAGATTCCTTGCGCCCCAGAGAGTATCAATATCCGTTCCCTCTCGAATTCTCTGCGTTAGAAGGCCGGTAAAAGCCTCTCGATCATCCGTTGGTAGCACATCCGTGCTGGTCATTGCCCTCCCGTCGTCGAAAAGTGCTCACCATGCACTTGGCTTTCTCCTCACCGATCAATTCATCGATACCAGACGCACCGAGAGCGCTCGCGCAGCGGACCCAGTTCATTCTCCGAGTGCTCCGTTTTTAGCCCGTGCGATCTTTCTCTCCGCCTAACCGTCCCCGCCCCAACCGCTCGACGTTATTCGCGTGGGTCGTGGTCGTGGTCGGCTTGATCAGCGCGGTGGCGCTTGCGCTTTACGGATTTTTGCACGGCGGCTATGGGCGGGACACCCATTCCGAGTGGCTGAAGCTCTCGGACGAACTCAAGAAGAACGGCGAACCCCTCTATCTCGCCGATGTGAAACCCGCCGAGATTCCCAATGAGCAGAATTTTTTCGCGGCGGACGTTTTTTCGGGCCTCGATGCGGACGCGCCCCGGGATCGCCTGCTCCAGCTCGCCGCAAATCCCGGCAACGGCCTCGACGTGACGGTTCTCCTCGCCTCGGCGACGAAGGGTAACGGCGCCAGCCTGGACGCCATCGCGGCCGCCCTCCAGCAGGCCGGCCTCGTGCGCAGGCAGACCGATTTTCTCCTCGCCGGTGATCGCGTGCGAGCGGGAATCCGCGCCCTCGGCCTCGATTTCACGCCGCTCGCCGCTGCGGCCGATCGACCGGCGGCGCGTTTTCCGATCGATTACGCCCGGCCCTTTCCCAGGCTGCCGCACCTCCGCTACCTCGAGGCGCTCGGCGACTGGCTGGCAATTCACGCCGTGGCGCAGCTCTCCACCGGCGACGCCGACGCGGCCTCGATCGACCTGCTCCTCATCGGCCGGATGGCCGATTCGCTGGCGAGCGAGCCTTTCCTCCCCTCGCAACGCACCCGTCGGCTGCTCCTCGGCCTTTTCGCCGGCTGCGTGCGGGTCGGAATCCTCTGGGACGCATGGTCCGACGAGCAGCTCGCTCGTTTCGGCGCAACCCTCGAAAAGGCGCGGCTCGTCACCGACCTCGGCTGGGCCGTGCGCGGCGAGCGGGCGCAGTTGAATTCCGCGATCAATCTCGCACTCAATGGCGAACGCCCCTCCGCGAGCGACGAACTGCAGGGCTGGCTCGGGACGGACCTCGTCAGCCTCGACAAACGCGAACTGCGGGCCCGCCAGGTCGCCGCAAATCGCGCCATGCAGGACTTCCTCGACGGGCTCAGCCTGTCGGAAGGCATCCAGCTGCCGAAAACGGAAGTTCTGCCCGAAAAGGCGCTCTCCCGCTTCGAGGCTCTTACGGAGGACGCCCGCATTTCCGCCCAGCTCCAGACCTACCTCGCCCAGGCAGAGCTGGCCTGCGGGCTGGAACGCTACCGGATCGCGAAGGGCGCGTATCCCGGAAAGCCCGAGGAACTCGTTCCCGATACCCTCGCCGCCCTGCCGCTGGATCCCATGACCGGCCAGCCGATCCGCTACGCGACCAAGGATTCCACCGGCTACACGCTCACCGGTGCGGGTTGGGCCGACGGCCAGCCGTGGGTCTGGAACCGATGAATAACCGCACGACGCCCCGGATTTGCCCGATTCAAAATCTCGGACTTTTCCAAACCTGACTTGCTCCCCGGGCAGATTTGCCCCACATTTCCACACTGCAACCCCGGCTCTTGACGCCGGGGTTGTTCTCTCTCGCACACTAACCATTCTCAATGAACAGTTCTTTTACCGCCCGCTGGAACGAGGCGTTGCTCGACGATAACTACGAACTCTGGAGCAGGAATCCAACCGCCGTCAGCGCCGACTGGGCCGCTTTCTTCGAGGGCTTCGAACTCGGTTGCGCCAAGCCCGTTTCCAAAAATGGCGCCGCACCTGCCGCCCCGGCCACCAATGGCTCCGCGACGACTCTTTCCGGCACCGGCATTGCCAACACCAGCTTCGAGACCCGCGTGGAAGGGCTCGTCTACATGTATCGCACGCTGGGCCACTCGATCGCCAAGCTCGATCCTCTTTCCTCCACCGCGCCGGAGAGCCCGCTCCTCTCCCTCGAGGAACTCGGCTTCACCGAGGCCGACCTCGACACGACCGTCAGCTCCCGCTTCTTCCGCGACGGCCGCAAGATGAAGCTCCGCGAGATGATCGCCGAGCTGAAGGAAATCTACTCGGACACGATCGGCGCCGAGTTCATGCACATCCAGAATCCCACGATCCGGAACTGGGTGCTCAAGCGCATGGAAGACCGCAGCGATTGGGCCAGGCATGACGGCCCGATCCAGCGCGACGTCCTCCGCAAGCTTCTCAAGGCCGAGGAATTCGAGCGTTTCCTCCACACGAAATATCAGGGCAACAAGCGCTTCTCGCTCGAAGGCGGCGAAGCCCTCATCGTCGCTCTCGAGGTCATCCTCAAGAACTGCCCGAAGGCCGGCATCAAGGAAATCGTCCTCGGCATGGCGCACCGCGGTCGCCTGAACGTTCTCGCGAACTTCCTCCACAAGCCGCTCGCCCTCATTTTCAACGAGTTCTCCGAGAACTACGTGCCGCAGTCCGTCGGCGGCAGCGGCGACGTGAAATACCACCTCGGCTACCAGACCACGCGTCATCCCGAGCCGAACTGGGACGTTGAAGTCCACCTCGCAGCGAACCCCAGCCATCTCGAGGCCGTTGATCCGGTCGTCCAGGGCAAGGCCCGGGCCCGCCAGCGCGTGGTCGGCGATACCGAGACGCGTAAGCAGGTGCTCCCGCTCCTCGTGCACGGCGATGCCGCCTTTATCGGCCAGGGCATCGTCGCCGAGGTCTTCAACATGTCGCAGCTCCCGGGTTACTCCACCGGCGGCACCGTTCACATCGTCGTGAACAACCAGATCGGCTTCACCACGCTGCCGAAGGATTCCCGCTCCACGCCGTATTGCACGGACGTGGCGAAGATGATCGAGGCGCCGATCTTCCACGTGAACGGCGAAGACCCGCTCGCCGTCATTCAGGTCGCCGAGTTTGCCACGGAGTTCCGCCAGGAATTCGGTCGGGACGTCGTCATCGATATCTACTGCTACCGCCGCCACGGCCATAACGAGCTCGACGAGCCCAGCTTCACCCAGCCCGATCTCTACAACCAGATCGCGAACCACCCGCTCCTGAGCGAAATCTTCAGCCAGGAGATCATCAAGCTCGGGACTCTTTCCAGGGAAGACGTCGCCACGATCAAGGCCGAGACGATCGGCGAGCTCGAGACGGCTCTCGCCGAGGTGAAGGCCAGCCAGTCCGAGGCTGCCTCGAAGCCCGCCGGCGCCGCGAAGAACGAACTCGCCGGCTCTACCGCCATCTTCCAGCCGCCCTACTCCCACGAGCCGATCGATACCGCGATCACGCCCGAGACGCTCGAGAAGATCGTCGGCGCGCTCACGACCGTTCCTGAAGACTTCCGCATTCTCTCGAAGCTCAAGCGCATCCTCATCGACCGTCGCAAGAAAGTCTGGAAGGAAGGCGGCCCCTATGACTGGGCCTTCGCCGAGGCTCTCGCCTTCGGTTCGCTGCTCCTCGAGAACACGCCCGTTCGCCTCTCCGGTCAGGACAGCCGCCGCGGCACGTTCAGCCACCGCCTGAGCGTCATTTACGACGAGGTTTCCCGCGATCGGCACTACATTCCGCTGAACCACATCAGCGACAAGCAGGCCAAATTCTGCGTCTACAACAGCCCGCTGTCGGAATACGCCGTCCTCGGCTTCGATTACGGCTACTCGCTCGACTACCCCTCCATGCTCTGCATGTGGGAGGCGCAGTTCGGCGATTTCGTGAACGGCGCGCAGATCATCATCGACCAGTTCATTTCCTCCGCGGAGTCGAAGTGGCAGCGCCCGAGCTCCATCGTCATGCTTCTGCCCCACGGCTACGAAGGCCAGGGCCCCGAGCACTCCAGCGCCCGCCTCGAGCGCTTCCTCCAGGGCTGCGCCGAGGAAAACATGCTGGTCTGCAATCTCACGACGCCCGCCCAGTATTTCCACGTGCTGCGTCGCCAGATTCACACGAGCTACCGCAAGCCGCTCGTCATCATGACGCCGAAGAGCCTCCTCCGTCTCGAGGCCGCCGTCTCGAAGACCGAGGACTTCACGAACTCCCGCTTCTACGAAATCCTCGAAGGCCCCGCGCCGAAGGATCCCAGGAAGGTCGAGCGCGTCATCCTCTGCACGGGCAAAGTCTACTACGACCTCCAGAATTACCGCACGCAGAACGGCCTGGACGACAAGACGGCCATCGTCCGCATCGAGCAGCTCTATCCGCTCTACGGCGAGAAGCTGAAGCGCATCGTCGCACCCTACAAGAACGCGAAATCCCTCGTCTGGTGCCAGGAGGAGCCGCAGAACATGGGCGCCTGGTTCTTCCTCGCCTATCAGCTCGCGGACCTCTTCGAGCGCCCGGTCAAATACGCCGGTCGCAGGCCCGCTGCCAGCCCGGCTGCCGGCTCCATCGCCGTCCACAAAAAGGAACAAGCGGCGCTGGTCAAAGATGCGTTCACTTTGTAACACTGGACGTCCCTGCGCATGAGCACTGAAGTCAAAGTCCCTT comes from the Chthoniobacterales bacterium genome and includes:
- a CDS encoding sigma-70 family RNA polymerase sigma factor, giving the protein MSTLARLYDDHASALYAFALELTRREAEAADILQEIFCQLATRPRLLHGVRNERAFLLRMIYTRAVDAARRRAVRQRHAEAEAAAPPLFSDPNPADDCDEAAFRDSLVRALGDLPPEQRAVVHLKLWQGLTFEEIADSLRISPNTAASRYRYGMDKLRTLLRPLYEEIQ
- a CDS encoding 2-oxoglutarate dehydrogenase E1 component is translated as MNSSFTARWNEALLDDNYELWSRNPTAVSADWAAFFEGFELGCAKPVSKNGAAPAAPATNGSATTLSGTGIANTSFETRVEGLVYMYRTLGHSIAKLDPLSSTAPESPLLSLEELGFTEADLDTTVSSRFFRDGRKMKLREMIAELKEIYSDTIGAEFMHIQNPTIRNWVLKRMEDRSDWARHDGPIQRDVLRKLLKAEEFERFLHTKYQGNKRFSLEGGEALIVALEVILKNCPKAGIKEIVLGMAHRGRLNVLANFLHKPLALIFNEFSENYVPQSVGGSGDVKYHLGYQTTRHPEPNWDVEVHLAANPSHLEAVDPVVQGKARARQRVVGDTETRKQVLPLLVHGDAAFIGQGIVAEVFNMSQLPGYSTGGTVHIVVNNQIGFTTLPKDSRSTPYCTDVAKMIEAPIFHVNGEDPLAVIQVAEFATEFRQEFGRDVVIDIYCYRRHGHNELDEPSFTQPDLYNQIANHPLLSEIFSQEIIKLGTLSREDVATIKAETIGELETALAEVKASQSEAASKPAGAAKNELAGSTAIFQPPYSHEPIDTAITPETLEKIVGALTTVPEDFRILSKLKRILIDRRKKVWKEGGPYDWAFAEALAFGSLLLENTPVRLSGQDSRRGTFSHRLSVIYDEVSRDRHYIPLNHISDKQAKFCVYNSPLSEYAVLGFDYGYSLDYPSMLCMWEAQFGDFVNGAQIIIDQFISSAESKWQRPSSIVMLLPHGYEGQGPEHSSARLERFLQGCAEENMLVCNLTTPAQYFHVLRRQIHTSYRKPLVIMTPKSLLRLEAAVSKTEDFTNSRFYEILEGPAPKDPRKVERVILCTGKVYYDLQNYRTQNGLDDKTAIVRIEQLYPLYGEKLKRIVAPYKNAKSLVWCQEEPQNMGAWFFLAYQLADLFERPVKYAGRRPAASPAAGSIAVHKKEQAALVKDAFTL